The Paenibacillus dendritiformis region GCATTGGCGAAGTAGGTACTACGTGTTCATGCTAGTTCTGTGGAAGGAACCTGACTCCCTCATTGATTGATAGTAAGGTTCCTTCTTTTACTTTATGGTCAATTAAGGTAGCGCCTCATCCGTATGCTTGAGTATAGCATGTCCACCGGAATTGGGCCCGAATCGATATATCCGACAACACTATGTTAATGGGCTTCCAGTAAGTAAATCGTGCTCATGCTAGATCATTAAAAAATGGAAGCCGATCTGAAAAGTCGTTTCATTTCCCTTCATATCTAGAGGTGTGGGAGGTTCCGTCATGGGCAAAAAATTGTATCTAACATGTGTATGGCTAAGTATCATGTTGATGCTGTCTATGGTTGGATGTGCAAAGGAACCTTTGCCGGATCAAGCAGTGACGCTCAAAGTTATGGTCTATGATAAGGACACATTTACTAAGGAATATGGTTCGCAGTTAACCGTTGCATTTCCAAATGTTGAGTTGCAGGTTATTGAAACGCTAACATTAAGGCAAGACGATAGTCCTGAGGAGGAACCCGGGGAGAAGTTAATCAAGTTCATTGAGCAAGAGAATCCTGACTTAATTTTGCTAGAACCCGATCAGGTGATGCCGTTGGCAGATAAGGGGAAATTACTAGAACTGGATCCTGTAATGAAGCAAGAAAATTTTGATCCGACCGGTATCCCGGAAAATATGATGGATTATTTTCGTCAGACAGGTAACGGTACATTATATGCGATAGCTCCTACATACACACCATCTGTTATTTATTATAATATCGATCTGTTCAAGCGGCATCGTATCGAATTTCCCCGTAACCAGATGACATGGGAGGAATTGTTTACACTTGCTGCACGTTTTGGCCAATTGGGGACGATGGAGAAGCCTATATACGGAATTGCTGATCATTTATATGCATATAAGTTAACCTCTATATTTAACGTAGCTCACACACTCAATCTAAGCATTACAGACCCACGGGGCGAGAAGCTGCAGTTTCAGGCCGAAGGCTGGAAATACGTTTTTCGGATGGTAACCGATATGATGAAAAATAAAGCTTTATACACGACAGATGAAGAAGTTATGTCCTCGAATGCCAATGACAACCCATTTTCACGGGAAGAAGTAGCTATGCAGGTTCATACCCCGATAACCTCCAAGTATACGCTAATTGGTGAATCGAGTGCCCAATTGGGCGTTGTTACTATGCCGGTCAATCCAGGTAATCCCGAGGAATCTCCATTTATTTCTCTTGATAGTATGTATGCGATAAATGCTGCCTCCGATCAGAAGCAGCTGGCTTGGAAAGTGTTGGACTATATGATTGGTCCGGAAATGGCAAAACTGAATACACAGAACTTTATATCTACCGGATCTCTCCCCATTCGAAATGCACACATACAAAAGGTTGGCGAATGGGAGGCACAGCCTTATGTTATGCTGAAGCCTTCTGTACACGCCGGATGGTCGGGCGATATCATCCGGAAATCAAAAATTTCAGATTCAATGAAAGAGGAGACTATCAATGCCATGGAAAATGCGGTAGATGAAATCGTAAAAAATAATAAACCGGTTGATGAAGTGTTGGCAGCGATGCAGAATGAACTCCAGGCCAAATTAGACATCGAGCTGAACAAATAAAGTCACGAAAAAAAGTTTGCAAGGAGAGCCGTCTGTGAATATAAGTTTGATTTGCCTATGGTTGCTTATTGTCACTTTTATTTTCTCGGGAGTTGTAAAGTTGTTCGCACTTCAAAATTTCAAGTCTACACTTGAAAGTTTGCGTCTACCCGTTCGACGTTTCCCTTTTATTCCTGCTTTTATCTGCGTGTTTGAAATATTGACGGCAAGTTGTTTGCTCTTTTCCGTTAGCAGAGTATTTGGACAATTGGCGATTTTTGTTATGATGATAGGTTTCACCTGGGCTATATATCAGGCAAAAGTTGTCCAGAAGGAGAAAATCTCTTGCAACTGTTGGGGGAATATGACTTCGGAGATACTGGGAACGAGCACGATGATTAAAATAACGATCCTGACTTTACTAAATGGATATGTGCTATGGGATGCTCCGCAACTTACGATAGCAGAGAAGACACCATCAACAGACCATATCCTTTATTTCTTGTTCGCTTTGGGAACCATATTCTTGCTATTACTAGGTCAGAATTACTATGCGCTTCATCGATTGCAAAAAGAAAGGAGAGCACAGTAATCGATATGATCATCTACGTACTGGTACTAGAGTTTTTATTAATTGTAGCGATTTCCTTATTTGTGCTCAAGCTTTTTCGCTTTGTACAAAATATGAGAACAATGAATGTTCCTTTCGCAGCAGAGTTGATCCCAGATGATGGACTTGACATAGGACATCGCCTCGTTGGACACGAATTCCAATCCCTGAATGGAGAGGTGATAGACCTGCAAGACAACAAACCTAAAATGCTGGTCTTTACCATGGCCAATTGCAGCTCCTGCAATGATACATATGGCGCAGTGAAGACTTTTGTGAATATTAATCCCCATATATCCGTAACGATGTTCCTTAAGACGGATACTTGGGAAGAGGCTGTCGCATTGGCCGAATCCAAGGACCTTCCATCCTCTGTAAGATGGGTATGGGCGAGTGATGAGGTAAGAAGTGTGTTTAAATTATCGAAGTTTCCTCTAGCCTTCTTTCTGTCAAAGGATCATATTATTTTGAACAAAGCGATCGTGAATAATCTGAAGCAAATGTTGACGATGGTGAACCATTTACCAGATTTGAAATGGCTAAAATCCCTGACAAAGCCGGCATGATTGTCCCTGCGGAGGATGTGTCGTGAAAAATCTAAAACTCTTGTTCATTGTCCTGGGCCAAGTGTACCGTGTCTCGCCAATGATATTCGCGGGGATAGCGGGAATTCATCTTCTCCAGGCTTCCCTGCCTGTCCTGCAAATTTATTTTACGGCTCAAGTTGTAAATATGGTAACCGCTGTTTTGACGGGAGATGCGCTTGTTGCCGAAGCTTATATCTGGTTATCGCTCCAAATGGTTGTGCTTATAGCAGGAATGCTTTTAGCATCTCTAAGAACGTTTATGGAGCAGAGAATGAATGCATATGTGTCGTTCTGGTTCCAACATCGTGTCGCCGAGAAATTAAATGAACTTCCGTTTATCTTCTTTGAGCAGCCTGAAAGCTATGATAAGCTGCAGCGCGCACTTCGCAACTTAGATTTTTGCGGCGTTAAAATTGTTTTCTACATATTCTCCATTATCCAGAGCTTTATTACACTGACGGGGCTGCTCATCTTACTAGCTAATTTTCATTACACCCTTCCTCTCGTCATGTTGCTATTCATACTTCCGCTACTTGTTGTTCAAAAAAAAGAGGGAAGCTCTCGATTTATTGTAGTCCATATGCAAACAGCCTCATCCCGGATGGGGTATTATTTGAACGAACTGCTTCGATCAAAAGAATCAGCCAAGGAAGTGCGACTGTTTAACGCCAAGGACTTCCTTGTTCAGAGATGGAGGGATATATACTTCCGAAATACGGAGGAGAAGCTTCAGGTAGAACGAAAAAACGCTATCAATCGCTTCTCAGCCGAGTCGATCGTGACCATATCATCTTTCGCCATTCTCGCAGTATTTATCTGGTTCGGCACACGGTTGAAGCTAACCATCGGCAGCTACGTTGCGTTGTATCAGGCAATTCAAGATACCCGTTCTTCGATTCAGAGTATTAGCTACAATTTAGGCCAAATTTATCAGGATAGTCTGTTCATTAAGGAATTATTTAACTTCATGGAGATCCCTGTATCAACCCGTAATCCCGACTTACTGCCATTCCGAACCCCTCTCAGCAAGGGAATCGAAGTAAGGCATGTGTCATTCCGCTATCCCAACCAGCAGAAGGACATGTTGCGCAATATTTCATTCACGATTAAGCCGGGAGAAAAAATCGCCATTGTCGGAGAGAATGGCGCGGGTAAAAGTACATTGGCAAAGATTATGCTCGGACTTTATCAACCGACAGAAGGTGAGGTTCGTTACGATAATCGATTGATTGATGAATATGATCCCGCAAGCTTTCATGAGCGAATTACGGCAGTATTCCAGGACTTCTTCCAGTATGAATTTACGCTCAGAGACAATATTGTCTTACATCGTCCAGCGGAAGATAGGATGGACGATTCTAAACTGCGGGAAGCAATAAAAAAAGCGGAGTTGGATTCATTAGTAGAGACACTAACAGAGGGAGTAGATTCTCAACTGGGAATTCGCTTTTCGGGGGGGCGTGAATTATCACAGGGACAATGGCAGAAGGTTGCCATAGCAAGGGCATTTTATCGGGACTTTGATATGATCTTTCTGGATGAGCCAACAGCGGCAGTAGACCCGCTGACAGAATCCGCAATCTTCGAAAATTTAATGGAATTGACGAAAGGAAAGACAGCCGTATTTATTTCCCATCGATTAGGCAGCTGCCGCCATGCAGACCGGATCCTTGTCCTTCATGAAGGGACGATTTGTGAGGAGGGGAGCCATGAAGACTTAATCGCAACCGGAGGTGTGTACGCGAACATGTTCGAAAAACAGGCCAAGTGGTATAGAGAGGGATGCTTGCAAGCGGGGGCTGGCTAGGAAACTTTTGTTCGAAACAAAACCGGCAGCGATCGAGGATAGAGGCACAACTTGCTTCCGCTGGCGCATAGGTAAACATAACAAAGCCAGCCAAGCCGCAAACTGCTTCTGAGCGATGGCTGGCCTTCCGGTCGAGTTATTCAATCTCGCCTGTGCTGTCCAAGGTGACATCCGCCTTGACGTTGAACTTGACAAGAGGATATAGCGTCTTCCATTCCTCCCAATCTTGATCTCCTCCATGCCGTGTCGCAATATAGCGCAATCCGAATCCGATCGGATCCAACTGCTTTTTTTTCATGCTGTTCAATAGCTCAAGATAAGATGTTGCGATCGTTCGTTCGGCCGCCCGCTCGATTTCTTTCTTGCTGGACTCGATCGTAGTATCGGCAGACTCTTCCGCAATCCCTCTCAGCTTCACAACGAAATCTATCGTAGGCTGGCTGCGGTTAGAGGTGTTGATCTTGTAACGGTAATCATATTTATGGACGGCCAGGGAGACTTTCAGGTTCTCTTCCCTAATGTTTACTTCAAAGCGGGGATGTCTGTACATCAATTGATTGAGGATAAGGGTTTGATCCGGATCGAGCACCATTTGGATATTACGCTTATCGAATAGGGCAACCTGATTAATCTCATAGGTTTGATTTCTGATTTTAATGACCGGCAAATAAGGGTCTTTTCCTTTCTCTAAAAGGCGTTCATAAAAATCGTACAGGTATTCGGTAATAATATAGGACGATTCGGTTCCTTCCCGGCCAAAGCTGAGAATCAGGGAATTGCCTGCCAACCGCTCCGACCGCTGGCTGAGCGCAAGGATGTCCTTGGCGGAAGCTTCCGCGACGGCTACATATTCGATCCGCTGGACTCCGCGGCGGCGTACGAACCAGTCGACATGCTTCTTCATGTCTCCTTGGGCAATCTTGTTGCCGAATATCGTAACTTTGGCATGGCTCAGATCCAGTTGTTTATCCACATCGGATTTCATCAGTTCCAATGCTTCGGAGATACTGTCCGCTTCTTTGCTAACGATTTGGAAGTTGGATTTGCCGGGTTCCGTCAATGTCGTGGGAATAATGAGTTTGACGGTTACCTCATATTTTTTCTCCGTTCCTTGATCGATACCCAGCGCCACAATCAGAAAACGCTTGTCAATATCCTTGAACCCGCACCCCGGGAGCAAGAGGACAGCGATCAGGAGCAGGGCCAACCATCCTTTATGCATTTCTCCCCCTCCTACCGACTCCAACCATGACGGCGACCAGAAGCAGTTCTGCGGCGAAGCGAACCGAGAACCAGTAATGAGTGAGTGTGATTAATTGCTTTTCGTTCACGTAATAACCGGCGGCCAATACGGCAATCGCGGCAACTCCTACCAGTATGCGCTTGACCTGA contains the following coding sequences:
- a CDS encoding ABC transporter substrate-binding protein, whose amino-acid sequence is MGKKLYLTCVWLSIMLMLSMVGCAKEPLPDQAVTLKVMVYDKDTFTKEYGSQLTVAFPNVELQVIETLTLRQDDSPEEEPGEKLIKFIEQENPDLILLEPDQVMPLADKGKLLELDPVMKQENFDPTGIPENMMDYFRQTGNGTLYAIAPTYTPSVIYYNIDLFKRHRIEFPRNQMTWEELFTLAARFGQLGTMEKPIYGIADHLYAYKLTSIFNVAHTLNLSITDPRGEKLQFQAEGWKYVFRMVTDMMKNKALYTTDEEVMSSNANDNPFSREEVAMQVHTPITSKYTLIGESSAQLGVVTMPVNPGNPEESPFISLDSMYAINAASDQKQLAWKVLDYMIGPEMAKLNTQNFISTGSLPIRNAHIQKVGEWEAQPYVMLKPSVHAGWSGDIIRKSKISDSMKEETINAMENAVDEIVKNNKPVDEVLAAMQNELQAKLDIELNK
- a CDS encoding MauE/DoxX family redox-associated membrane protein → MNISLICLWLLIVTFIFSGVVKLFALQNFKSTLESLRLPVRRFPFIPAFICVFEILTASCLLFSVSRVFGQLAIFVMMIGFTWAIYQAKVVQKEKISCNCWGNMTSEILGTSTMIKITILTLLNGYVLWDAPQLTIAEKTPSTDHILYFLFALGTIFLLLLGQNYYALHRLQKERRAQ
- a CDS encoding ABC transporter ATP-binding protein → MKNLKLLFIVLGQVYRVSPMIFAGIAGIHLLQASLPVLQIYFTAQVVNMVTAVLTGDALVAEAYIWLSLQMVVLIAGMLLASLRTFMEQRMNAYVSFWFQHRVAEKLNELPFIFFEQPESYDKLQRALRNLDFCGVKIVFYIFSIIQSFITLTGLLILLANFHYTLPLVMLLFILPLLVVQKKEGSSRFIVVHMQTASSRMGYYLNELLRSKESAKEVRLFNAKDFLVQRWRDIYFRNTEEKLQVERKNAINRFSAESIVTISSFAILAVFIWFGTRLKLTIGSYVALYQAIQDTRSSIQSISYNLGQIYQDSLFIKELFNFMEIPVSTRNPDLLPFRTPLSKGIEVRHVSFRYPNQQKDMLRNISFTIKPGEKIAIVGENGAGKSTLAKIMLGLYQPTEGEVRYDNRLIDEYDPASFHERITAVFQDFFQYEFTLRDNIVLHRPAEDRMDDSKLREAIKKAELDSLVETLTEGVDSQLGIRFSGGRELSQGQWQKVAIARAFYRDFDMIFLDEPTAAVDPLTESAIFENLMELTKGKTAVFISHRLGSCRHADRILVLHEGTICEEGSHEDLIATGGVYANMFEKQAKWYREGCLQAGAG
- a CDS encoding Ger(x)C family spore germination protein, with product MHKGWLALLLIAVLLLPGCGFKDIDKRFLIVALGIDQGTEKKYEVTVKLIIPTTLTEPGKSNFQIVSKEADSISEALELMKSDVDKQLDLSHAKVTIFGNKIAQGDMKKHVDWFVRRRGVQRIEYVAVAEASAKDILALSQRSERLAGNSLILSFGREGTESSYIITEYLYDFYERLLEKGKDPYLPVIKIRNQTYEINQVALFDKRNIQMVLDPDQTLILNQLMYRHPRFEVNIREENLKVSLAVHKYDYRYKINTSNRSQPTIDFVVKLRGIAEESADTTIESSKKEIERAAERTIATSYLELLNSMKKKQLDPIGFGLRYIATRHGGDQDWEEWKTLYPLVKFNVKADVTLDSTGEIE